A region of the Ranitomeya imitator isolate aRanImi1 chromosome 10, aRanImi1.pri, whole genome shotgun sequence genome:
TTGTTAGGCGGCAACTCAGGTGGAGGTGAGGCGGCACCTCAGGTGGTGGTGATATATACCCCAGATGTGGATTACGACGTGGGACACAATGATGGACAGGtaaggtatattgttggtttgttatttttgttacaggagatcgagggcgtcgcatggattaggagtacaataaagatgggaaaaatgtgttgtgttttatttaattaaaatactttattctggctgtgtctttatttttcatgtaacaactataggattagtaatagataggtgtcttattgacacctctccagtactaagccgtgggcttgatgtcaccttacaatacaaaggggacatcaaccccagaactattaccccacttgccaccactatagggcaactgggaagagcgaggcttagtgccagaattggcatatcttagagatgcgcctttcctGGGGCAGCTGGGCGCTGATGTTTTCAgccggggcaatatccatggcctcttcctaggctgttaatatctgcccccaggcactggctttccctttgctggttccGAAAATtgagcaggagcccacgccatttctttcccaaaaaataatcttttaaatttgcgcacacacacactaattggatttgtcactgacatctatatataaaactattctgcatgttttttttttttttaataatgtattttttattaaagcatatgaAACGCCAGTAACACAGTCCGATATAATTTCCAGACAAGTACCGTACGTTAGATACATGACCTGacaatacattttcattttacgaAACAACACCCTTACCCCCTCACCaacccccctctccctccccccaaTCTCTTGCCCATTATCCGATAATACCATCTAACAACATCACCTCTTGAGAAAAGATAAGAAGCTATACAAAAACTCACCTGTACATGAAGGAGTCCCTCCAAAATCAACTAAACGACACCCATTCTACTTTGCAGTAACTCAACAGACGCCACACATGGGTGATCCATCCaccccacacattttcaaattttgtattctgacctctcttACTGTGTATGTTTCTTTCCGTAAGGACAATAAAATTTATCTTGTTGATAAATTCCTTTTTCCCTGGCGGTTTTTCATCCAACCAATGCAATGCGATAAGCTTTctcgcagcatacaacaatcttgcGATAGTCAGCCTTCCACATTCATCcgtagcaatatcatccatacagCCCAGAAGGCCGGTCAGCGGGTTACGCACCACATCTACTCCTGTCACCTCCTGGATCAAGTTAAGCACCTtcacccaaaagggttggaggcgagcacacgaccacatcatatgtagCAGATCGGCGCCTTCCTCACCACACCTGGGACACTGAGTCCCCTCTCAATCCTGCCTTCCTCATCCGTGCCGGGGTCCTGTACACCCTATACCCCAGGTATAACTGTGACACCCTTTTAGCCTCActcagggaagccctggggatatattgaAGTATGGACTCCCACTGGGACTCCGACAAGGGGCCCACATCCGCCACCCATTTTTCCTTAATCCTTAATGGATGCttcaataaaaaggtatccatcagacccctGTACATCAAGGTAATGAACCCCCTGGTACTCATCCGAGGTCCAATAAGATTCAACAGGCTATCTGACTGCAGATTCACGCGCGACACCTCATTTTGACAGTTTAGGGCATGTCTCAACTGCAGGTACTGAAAGAATGACTTCTGGGTTAAAGGAAACTCAGTCCTAACTGTCTCGAATGTTTTAATGACATCCCGGTCGATCAACTGAGACACGAACCAAATGGCAATGCGCCTCCACTGACCGAACCCCGCAATCTCCTAAGCTCCGCCAACCTAGGTTCAAACCAAATCGGCGTATATCTCGTAAATTCCGTTACTCCCCTCCATTGCCTAATTTTCTGCCATACTTTCCCTATCATAGCGATCATTGGGAATTTTTGGTGGTTAAATCTGAATCTACCTGCTTCAAGACTGGCCAACAATGGGCCCTTTCCTACCGCGTGTTCAATAATTATTCCCGCTGAAGAGCTTGGTTCTGGCTCTCCCCAACCTACCATGTGCTGGCATTGAGAtgctatatagtaaatccatggatTGGGGACCGCCAGACCACCCTCTTCCTTTGCCCTCTGCAGATGTTCCAATTTGATGCGCGCCTGTCCACCCCTCCAGATTAAATCCCTAAATAGAGTATTGATCCTATAAAATTTACTCTGaggcagccacactggagcattatgcaatatatagaggagctgaggcataagtagCATTTTGATCAAATTGGCTCTGCGTGCGACCgacagaaatagcttcttccaagccccaatcttctgctggaacttcgcaagcaaaggagtcaggttgagccgcacatagtcctctattttgtCCGAAACCACGATGCCCAGATATTTAAACTCCTGTACTACTCTTAAGGGAACCCCAGGGTCAAGAGTCAGAGGAGCTGCTGCGTCCACGGGCAACAACACAGACTTCTCCCAATTAATAGATAATCCGGAAAGAGCCCCACATTTAGAAATACTGTTCATAGCGGCCCTCAGAGACTCCTGTGCATCTTCCTAAAACAATAACACATCGTCAGCGTACAGGGctatttttctctagtcaccttccacgacggcatatggaggttgtctctttgccctaatggggaacaggaaacacagagaggtttaaaaggacctcccacctgccagtgtctttcctgttccccatgggacagggagaggtctccaggtgctgtagtggccggcgactgcggtacctttaTGCAGGCTTTGCCTGTCAGAGCCGGGCAGCTGATGGTCGCGTTCCGCCTCCTcctgaattaccggctattcttctATCTCTTTATGAAATATAAAGGcatacactaatatatatatatatatatatatattgcacctattctatctattctaatcagtcacgctgtgattttactgtacccgcatatgaattgccggcttttcaaaggacaccggtgcataaaaatcggacagcatgtGCATGGTGTTAGTTCTGTGCGATTTATTTTTTTCCCTCCCACCCATTGACTTCTACTGCAAGATGCGATCCGATTTCTGATTACTatggcagcatgctgcaatttttttcccagtccgatcgtgatccgatccgagctgggaaaaaaaaatgcagatgaggacacaagtgggaatgagcccttattGTCCCTGTTCTATGTTCTGTTCTCCATACATGAACTGTGCATCACCTGATTTATCCCATTTCTTTATGTCTTCTACAGGTTGAACAATGGTCCAGTCTATAATTATGAGAGTGATGTTGGCAGTAAGACCACCATCCGCATGTTTTACCCAGAATCTGCAAACTTCGACCTGACGTTGGATAATAATCCAGAGACACTGATGGTCCTGGTTCCATTCAAGAGTCTGGACCTAAAATGGTTGTTAACAATGCTGAATGATGAGAAGCCGGTGCGTTATGTAGGGTGAAACATAGAGCTGCAACCATACAAGGCCCCAACACACACCTGATACATGGACTACAGGGATCGCATCAAAGCAGAGACCTATATAGGGGCACCATACGGTGTCTTAATACAGTAGTGCCGCCATACTGTGCCTGCAAATAGCAATACCATCATACTGTACCTGGATATAGTAAGACCACCATACTGTTTcagcatatagtaataccaccatactgtacctgcatatagtaataccaccatactgtgtctgcatatccTGGAATACTTGTCTCTcgctgattccaggattgtagacccctgtgatgctagttagtggacacaccacgatttaacatgtcccttttgtcacactaTTTTcagggtgccatcatttctgtccaggccgatttcattagttttatttttttaagttctgTAGAAgcgtggttgaaaagcaatgtctgaatttcatttgttcattttcatagatcttttatttatttttacttttgtcagattcaagttatttctgtgaccattgtgggtttttatgtCACTAAATgtggggtgccaacaattttgaccacgtgtgcatacagtgaatataaaaaatctACACACCCTTGTTAAAATGCCAGTattttgtaatgtaaaaaaaaaaacaatcctacCAAAAAGTAATCATTTCACTACTTTTTTCCTTTAATGTTGCcacaatctgtacaaatccattgtgAAACAAACTGAAATTATTTTAAGAGagaaaataaaaatagtaaaattaaaataatgtggttgcataagtgtgcgCATCctcttatacagtcatggccaaaagtattgacacccctgcaattctgtcagataatactcagtttcttcctgaaaatgattgcaaacacaaattctttgttattatcttcatttaatttgtcttaaatgaaaaaacacaaaaagaattgccctaaagccaaatgggatataattccacaccaaacataaaaaagggggtggacaaaagtattggcactgttcaaaaaaatcatgtgatgcttctgtaattagtgtaattaacagcacctgtaacttaccggtggcacctaacaggtgttggcaataactaaatcacacttgcagccagttgacatggattaaagttgactcaacctctgtcctgtgtccttgtgtgtaccacattgagcatggagaaaagaaagaagaccaaagaacagtctgaggacttgagaaaccaaattgtgaggaagcatgagcaatctgaaggctacaagtccatctccaaagacctgaatgttcctgtgtctatcgtgcgcagtgtcatcaagaagtgtaaagcccatggcactgtggctaacctccctagatgtggacggaaaagaaaaattgacaagagatttcaacgcaagattgtgcggatgttggataaagaacctcgactaacatccaaacaagttcaagctgccctgcagtccgagggtacaacagtgtcaacccgtactatccgtcggcgtctgaatgataagggactgtatggtaggagacccaggaagaccccacttcttaccccgagacataaaaaagccaggctggagtttgccaaaacttacctgaaaaagcctaaaacgttttggaagaatgttctctggtcagatgagacaaaagtagagctttttgggcaaaggcatcaacatagagtttacaggagaaaaaagaggcattcaaagaaaagaacacggtccctacagtcaaaaatggcggaggttccctgatgttttggggttgctttgctgcctctggcactggactgcttgaccgtgtgcatggcattatgaagtctgaagactaccaacaaattttgcagcataatgtagggcccagtgtgagaaagctgggtctccctcagaggtcatgggtcttccagcaggacaatgacccaaaacacacttcaaaaatcactagaaaatggtttgagagaaagcactggagacttctaaggtggccagcaatgagtccagacctgaatcccatacaacacctgtggagagatctaaaaatggcagtttggagaaggcgccttcaaatatcagggacctggagcagtttgcgaaAGAAGAATGGTAATACCTCCTCAAAAAAAGGGTGAAAGAATAGAACATAcaaaaccaatatggtaaaaatatataaaattttattaaataatgtttaaaaaacacattaaaagaggGGAAAAGAGAAAACACCAggacaatgcaaaaaaaaaccactccttgaaaaagccacgtccAGGCGAAACGTGCGATGGAGCTAGCAGGATATCACTGGGTATGGACTGTTTTATGTTATAGGGTACTTGTGTTATCTCATTCCCCTCTTTTTTGCCTCATTTTAATCTCTTTGAATGCATGTTTGCAAAATAGATGTTGGCTATGTGTTAGAGGATTTACCATTTGTACCCTTCTACTTATTTATTATTATGTCTATGAGCCCACTCCAATTATTgcactatgggttttttttttgcattgtcctGGTGTTTTCTCTTTTCCcctcttttaatgtgttttttaaacattatttttaaccccttcatgaccttgggatttttcgtttttccgtgttcatttttcactcccctccttcccagagtcataactttttttttttccgtcagtttggccatgtgagggcttattttttgcgggacgagttgtacttttgaatgacatcattggttttagcatgtggtgtactagaaaacgggaaaaaaattccaagtgcggtgaaattgcaaaaaaagtgcaatcccacacttgtttggcttttttgctaggttcactaaatgctaaaactaacctgccattatgattctccaggtcagtacgagttcatagacacctaacatgactaggttatttgttacctaagtggtgaaaaaaaattccaaactttgctaaaaaaaaaaaattgcgccattttccgatactcgtagcatttccatttttcctgatctggcgtcggttgagggcttattttttgcgtgctgagatgacgtttttaatgatagcattttggtgcagatacgttcttttgatcacccgttattgcattttaatgcaatgtcgcggcgacctaaaaaacgtaattctggcgtttcgaatttttttctcgctacgctgtttagcgatcaggttaatgctttttttaattgatagaacgggcgattctgagcgcggcaataccaaatatgtgtagatttgattttttttttaattgatttattttgattggggcgaaaggggggtgatttaaacttttatatttttttttttttatttttttcacaattttttttaacttttttttttttaattttgccatgcttcaatagcctccatgggaggctagaagcaggcacagcacgatcgcctctgctacatagcagcgatctgctgttcgctgctatgtagcagaattgcaggtgtgctgtgagcgccgaccacagggtggcgctcacagctaccggcgatcagtaaccatagaggtctcaaggacctctatggttacaatggagacgcatcgccgacctccgatcatgtgacgggccttttctggccgcccggccggatgtggtggttaaatgccgctgtctgcgtttgacagcggcatttaactagttaataggcgcgggcagatcgcgattctgctcgcgtctattatgggcacatgtcagctgttcaaaacagctgacatgtcccggctttgatgcgggctcaccgccggagcccgcatcaaagcagggcttctgacctcgaacatactatcccgtccaaggtcagaaaggggttaataaaaatttatatatttttaccatattggttttgTATATTCTATTCTTTCACCCTTTTTTTGAGGAGGTATTAGTAGTTATATGGGGTGATATTTGATTTGTTCATGTATTATTTACTGTAGGAGTTGTattcaaagaagaatggtctaaactccagccgagcattgtaagaaactcattgatggttaccggaagcggttggtcgcagttattttggctaaaggttgtgcaaccaagtattaggctgagggtgccaatacttttgtctggcccatttttggagttttgtgtgaaatgatcaatgttttgctttttgcttcattctcttgtgttttttcatttaagacaaattaaatgaagataataataccaaagaatttgcgtttgcaatcattttcaggaagaaactgagtattatctgacaattgcaggggtgtcaatacttttggccatgactttaaTAGGAGATGAGATTGTGTCCAGAATCAGCCGATCACATCCCCCTCATGGTACGTTGTTAGTGCTCGGCATCCGTCATTACAGCGCTGCTCATTAACCGCAGAGAAAGTGTTGCTGCTCGCGGAGGATTTTCCTGACTTTTTCTGGTCTGTGagcagctgacaacacagcaaaggattTCAGTGTGGAAAGTTGTCAGGAGAAGGTACAAAGATTTCCCCAGCATTAGATCCATCATGGACACTGAAGACGTCATCAAGAAGGGGCAGAAATGTGTCAGAACAGTGAAATAACTGGGAAGTGGACGTCCATCAAAACTGATGAAAAGACGAGAAGAAAACTGGTCCTTTAGTTTAGGCATCAAGAGGCGACGGCaacattaatgggaacctgtccccAGAAATAACGctgctaacctgcagatatgaggttaatctgcaggattACAGCGTTATGATGTTGCCTGGCGCCCGCACACAGCCAAAtgcagcagggagaaaattaagtttaTTGTTCCCTGCAGTATTCGGTCTCTGTCATGGAGGCGGGGACGTTGACATGTCAATATGTTTCGTGACTTCATATCTTCATTTTTTCAGATTAAAAAGGGTTTCTGGAGATCGCCACCAAAAATCTGGAAAGTGAAGCCTGAGAACCTGCGAATCTTGAACCCGTACTTCATGGAAGTTGCTGCTATTGAACTCCTGAAATACAATCTTGCAACCAAGAAAATCAAACCGGTAAGTGACTGACAGGAGGATGTGAAGGACTCATGACAGCAGTGCGCTCACTACTTGTCTCCTCTTATTCTAGATACCCACCACCGGCATCATGGCCATATCCTTTGCCATTCACTTCTGTGACCAGGTTGACATTGCAGGATTCGGATATCCAAGTGATAAAACTCAATATCTCCACTACTATGATAACCTGACCTTGAAAAACATGGAGGTAAAGGGACAACTCTATCCCACTATAGGCCTGGTCTCATGGGTGACCCATATTCTGGCAaaaatgggcagtattatagtagttatattcttatacatagggcactcaccagtcttcaaagGTCACTTCTTTATTAAtatcaactccagataaaattcatggccgggggagagggagccgaagctcatgtgagcaggggaggacgacggccgtttcgcgctgtgcctgcgcttctacgggaccTCAGCTTTTTTCTACTTGGATATATGGACAGAAGTTTTCTTTTTCCCTGAAGGAGCACCCGATGTTCTGGGTCAGCGGCGTGTGGATCAGTTTCGTCTAGTGGCAGACCCTGGGTGTTTTGGTCTCGTGGCATCGTTGGATGTGGGACTGTGCCGCTCGCATTTTTGTTTCTATTGCGgagtattcttatacatagggagcagtattatagtagttatattcttgtacataggggcagtattatagtagttatattcttgtacatagggggcagtattatagtagttatattcttgtacataggggcagtattatagtagttatattcttgtacataggagcagtattctagtagttatattctggtacaggggcagtattctagtagttatattcttgtacataggggcagtattatagtagttatattcttgtacataggggcagtattatagtagttctagtcTGGtacaggggcagtattctagtagttatattcttgtacataggggcagtattatagtagttatattcaggcacgttggggcagtattatagtagttatattcaggcACTGTGGGGCAGTATTACAATATttacagtacggaccaaaagtttggacacacctcatttaaagatttttcagtattttcatgactatgagaattgtaaattcacactgaaggcatcaaaactatgaattgagctatgaacacatgtggaattatatacataacaaaaaaagtgtgaaacaactgaaattatgtcttatattctaggttcttcaaagtagccaccttttactttgatgactgctttgcacactcttggcattctcttgatgagcttcatgaggtagtcaccagaaatggtcttccaataatcttgaaggagttcccagagatgcttagcacttgttggcccttttgccttcactttgcgtccagctcaccccaaaccatctcgattgggttcaggtctggtgactgtggaggccaggtcatctggcgtagcccccatcactctccttgttggtcaaatagcccttacacagtctggaggtgtgtttggggtcattgtcctgttgaaaaataaatgatggtccaactaaacgcaaaccggatggaatagcattccgctgcaagatgctgtggtagccatgctggttctgtatgccttcaattttgaataaattcccaacagtgtcaccagcaaagcccccccacaccatcacacctcctcctccatgcttcacggtgggaaccaggcatgtagagtccatccgttcaccttttctgcgtcgcacaaagacacggtggttggaaccaaagatctcaaatttggactcatcagaccaaagcacagatttccactggtctaatgtccattccttgtgttctttagcccaaataagtctcttctgcttgttgcctgtccttagcagtggtttcctagcagctattttaccatgaaggcctgctgcacaaagtctcctcttaacagttgttgtagagatgtgtctgctgctagaactcggcattgacctggtctctaatctgagctgctgttaacctgccatttctgaggctggtgattaaacttgtcctcagaagcagaggtgactcttggtcttcctttcctggggaggtcctcatgtgagccagtttctttgtagcgcttgatggtttttgccactgcacttggggacactttcaaagttttcccaatttttcggactgactgaccttcatttcttaaagtaatgatggccactcgtttttctttacttagctgcttttttcttgccataatacaaattctaacagtctattcagtaggactatcagctgtgtatccaccagacttctgcacaacacaactgatggtcccaaccccatttataaggcaagaaatcccacttattaaacctgacagggcacacctgtgaagtgaagaccattcccggtgactacctcttgaagctcatcaagagaatgccaagcgtgtgcaaagcagtcatcaatgcaaaaggtggctactttgaagaacctagaatataagacataatttcagttgtttcacgcttttttgttaagtatataattccacgtgttaattcatagttttgatccttcagtgtgaatgtacaattgtcagtcatgaaaatacagaaaaatctttaaatgagaaggtgtatccaaacttttggtctgtactgtatattttgtaCATAAAAAGCAGTATTTGGAAGTCTTTTAATTGACTATGTGAATGTGCTGCTTTGTAACATTCGTTTCTGTCTATTTTTCCAGGTAACACAACATAAGATTCCCCTTGAAGCCATTGCAATAAAGAAACTTCTCCAACAAAACATCATTCACAATCTGACTTACTTCTAAGGTTGTAAAtactaaaataatcatttttaattGGTTTACAGTAAATTTTAATAAGGACTTCATGGACCGCTTTGTGATTGATAACCATATGATGGTCTGGAGCACAAAAGATCCACAACTTCAGTCTACATGTGATATACATGAACTACTTCCCATAGTGGATGCAGTTCATCCAGTCATAAGTCTGGGAACCAGGTGATCATCAATATCAGCCTTACTGACATCATTCAGCTTTCTCAGGTTCCAATATTCAAGTTGACAACATTTTTATAGACTTCACACAAAGTAGAGTGACTGGTGGAATTATATTAATTTATTATTTAGAAAAAGCTGCACTTTAATGCCCATTGGATGGAAATCTTTTGGGTCATGTCTCTTTCTGTTTATGGTGTATTCTTATTTGTATATTATCTCTGTTCCTTTTTGGTTGAAAGATGTAAATACCTTCAGGggcgttgttttttttaaaatctaaCCTGCTTGCGttaaaattgtttttttaaaattgtgTTTTATTACAAATGCTGTATCAACTGACATTTCCAGGTTTCTGGTTCCCCTTATATTGCTGGGTACAGAATGAGTCAACTGAGAAACTGATAGAGAGCTTAATCTGCAAGAATAGTTTGTAACTTTCTTTCAACTTTTTTTCTCTGCTCCCATGATCTTATTTTTAATGGCAGACAACATTAATTTTAGGGCTAAACGTTAATGTGATTTTAAATCAACTATTAGAACCATAAAAAGACAAATAAAACTATGTAACATCATTTTTGTTTCAATGGAATAAACATGGCctaaaaacatggaaaaaaatgtTAGCCAGTTGCTGTGACACCTGCAAAACCTTTGATTTTCCGGTCAAGAGATTGAAAACTTGAAATTGGAATACTTTAAGGAAAATTctaaatgttttgtttttattatgaACTTAAACCCAAATACAATATATGTCAAACCAATAGTATATTTTGATCAAAATGCTACAAATTGATGAAAAGGAAGCTAGAAATGTTTACTTTTGTGAGACTTATTTTGATGGGTTTAGCAATCTCTTCACATTTTCAGTATTCTTTAAGCTTTTCTAAATGAGCAAAGAGGAGAGAAGGATCCTTGTTGCCATTATTGAATAATACTGCTTTATGCACAAGGG
Encoded here:
- the LOC138652032 gene encoding CMP-N-acetylneuraminate-beta-galactosamide-alpha-2,3-sialyltransferase 4-like, yielding MLRAKLFPHCRVVLKVAASAVLFFGLLLFIRPWDVNPVRRPSCTAGEVAARAAAIITNFSRNHRIFLQISDYFWVENRSAYSLPYGTKGNELLLMQTLALTKHFHVPQMIDSLQCRRCVVVGNGYQLKNSSLGDVIDQYDVVIRLNNGPVYNYESDVGSKTTIRMFYPESANFDLTLDNNPETLMVLVPFKSLDLKWLLTMLNDEKPIKKGFWRSPPKIWKVKPENLRILNPYFMEVAAIELLKYNLATKKIKPIPTTGIMAISFAIHFCDQVDIAGFGYPSDKTQYLHYYDNLTLKNMEVTQHKIPLEAIAIKKLLQQNIIHNLTYF